The Lycium barbarum isolate Lr01 chromosome 4, ASM1917538v2, whole genome shotgun sequence nucleotide sequence AGAACAAggtagaaaaaggaaagaaaatggcCAAACACAGAGGAAAGCAACAATACTTTCATGGCTTATAGATTGCGACGTAATTCAAGAAAATGCAGAAGTTATTGTCATGGAAGAAGGGGAGACAGGAAAAAAAGGGGGGAAAATAAAAAAGGAAGGCATACTTTGTTCCTGTTGCTATAAAGTTTTCACAGCAGCAGAATTCTATAATCATGCCGGAGGAGAATCTAGCAAACATTGTGAGAAAATCTTCATTGCTGAAACATGTTCTTCTCTTCTGTCTTTAATGATTCAAGCTTGGGATCTACCAGAAGAACGTAATTTTCGTCGATTTAACTTAATTGAAACCAAGGATGATGCTAGTGACTCGTATGATGATGCTTGCATGATTTGTGCTGATGGAGGGGATCTTATGTGTTGTGACAAATGCAGCTCCACTTACCATCATGAAAAGTGCTTGGGAATGAAGGTGATAAAACAAACTCTCTCACTATATAGTTGTCTTTAAACAGCAGCCTCGTGCACTAAACTCATGCTAATATTGGACCTCTATATGTGGTCTTACCTTGCATTTGTTTCCACAGCTTGACACTCTGTGACTAGTGGTGAAGCTACAATTTTTATGAAGGGAATTcaacttttatataaataggctagaTCAAGCTTCTGTTTCAAGTAAAAGGAATTCAACCCTTATATTTATTAGGCTTGTAACATACATGTATAATAAGTAAAATAATTAGCAAGGGGTATCATCTAAACCCCATTGCTTCAAGGTGGCTACACCACAACTATTGTTTCCTTAGCAAGGGGTATCATCTAAACCCCATTGCTTCAAGGTGGCTACACCCCAGCCTGTGACCTTGTGGTAACACCACAACTATTACCATCGCGACAAGTCTCCCCTTTACTACATAGTTATGTTTAATTAGGTTAAATCATATTGACACTGATAAATTGTGGAGTTTCTGAATTGCAGGAGGTTCCTACTGGATCATGGTATTGCTCATATTGTGTTTGCAAATTCTGTGGGGAGCCTGCTTATAAAAATGATTATTTGCTCAAATGTCCTCTATGTGAGAAAAAATGTAAGTAAAGACAGGTTTTTTCCTGGTTCCTGTCTGTACCCTTTCTGAGTTTCTTGTCCTCTGTGAAGTGCAACTAAAAATAGTACATTTTTTACCTGTTATACAGATCACTGGGAGTGCCATTTAGCCAGAGAACCAGTCAGCATAGACATTAATAACACCCCACAACGCACATTCTGTGACCATATCTGCAATGAGGTAACACACTCAATATCCTAAAGTAGTTAATTTTGATGTTTCATTCTTTGTAGCAAAGTGAAAAGAGTTGTACTGTTGAAAACCGCTTCTATTTTCTATAACTGTGGTGTCTAAGTCAGTTTGTGTGTATCTTGACTACTCCTCCGGGCAACTGCTATCTCCCACCAGCACAGATACTGGATGACTTTGTCCTCTAAGGCTTAGGCAGATGGGAGGAAATCACATGACATTATTGTCTCTGCACTAGGCTTCCAAATAGTCAAATACACATGGGCGCTGTACTTATAAAGGACTTCTAGGCTTATTAGCTACTAATGATAACTAAGATGCTTTTGAATTGAATTATTCTTGTGAAGATCTATGATAAACTGGAGAGAGGCATTCTTGGTGTTGAACACGAGCTCGATAGAAGCTACAAATGGACACTTCTTCAGAACACAGATGATGGCTGTGGCATTAATATAGAAGACCATTATCAGAGAACTATGTGCCACTCCAAGCTAGTCGTAGCACGAAGACTTATGGAAGATTGTTTCGAGCAAATTATAGACAGGCATACTAGAATTGATGTCATCAAAAGTGTGGTCTACAACTGTGGGTAATCTACAATCTCTCATCTTTTTTTTGTGATAATGGTAACAGTAATCTAAAATCTCTCATCATATATTGCCCAAAGATCAATAAGTGAACTCTCTTTATGTCCTAATGAAAACTTCTTGCAGGTCAAATTTCAACAGGGTGAATTTCAGGGGCTTTTTCACTGCTATTTTAGAAAAGGATGAAGAGATCATTTCTGCAGCAACCATAAGGTATATATTTCTCTCCTAAACCAGCTTCAGCATCAAATTATCATAAGTTTGTTTTTTTAGTTCTTACAATCTAGTTTATATTTGAAGGATTCACGGAACAAAGCTTGCTGAAATGCCCTTCATCGCAACAAATAAGGAATATAGGAGAAAAGGAATGTGCAGAAAGTTAATGGTTTACATTGAATCGGTAAGAACGTTATCTCAGTTTTACACTACCATTATATTTTAACCTATTGTAGCAGTTAACTAGTCTTAGTGTataaaagttaaattattttgttAATCCTTATAAGTATGATCCTATTTGTTGCAGGCTCTTTGCTATCTAAAGGTAGAAAAACTGGTGATTCCATCAGTAACAGAGCGTATAGGGACCTGGATAGAAAATTATTGTTTTCATCTCATCAAGTCCCCAATACCAAAAGAAATAATATTGCACAATACATTGATGTTCCATGATTCAAAGAGATTGGAAAAAGACCTCCTTCCATCTGCTTTGGCAAGGACATATCGAGCTAATTCTCGAGGTATTTTTACTCATAACCAATCCTCCTCCATCctaataaaaaatgaaaagaaaaaaagttcTATGCCTAATCTTGATTTAATGGAGCGGAACAGATATTAAGGATTCATATAACCGACCCCGACTAATTTGAAACTGAGGCCTGATTCTAGCTTGTTGTTGCAGCCAGAGAGACACGGAGTTCCGCAAAGAAATGTGAAGAGCCAAGACCCTTTGACTTGAATGTTGAAGCATCTCATCAACAGGACAAAGACTGCTAATTGAATTGCATAGACAAAGCACTGTAGTTCCCATATTTATGCCAAGTACTTCAAATTTAGATAAGATTTCTTAGCTAGTCATTAACTAGGTCATGCATTAATGCTAGTCTCTTTTTTCTCTTTTACAGTTGTACTCTTGATATTCTAGATTTTCAAGATCAGTGTTCAGTTTCATTCTTGTATTGAGATTCCTAGAGTGTTTGTTTGCTTAAACATGAATTATTTACATTTCTTGATTAATGAATGTATCCCAAATGAACTTGGTGCCAAAGAATTATTGGAATCTTTCCATTGGTACATTGGTGGCAACAACATAAAAACAAAGGCCTCGGCTAGGCAAGAGATAGTACCGTTTTTCCTTTCTTAAATAGAGATTTAAGAAGAACTGGGGCAATAGGGATTGTATATACAGAGAGAGACAAAGCACGTTAAGTCACAAATCTCAACAGTCTAACAATGGCACCGGCACCTGGAATTGAAGAAGAGCATGTTGAGATACTTTCAATGAATCATGGCAACAAAATGCAAGTAAAAAAATCCATATGGTCCGAGGAAGAATGGCCTGCACTAAAGCACGACGATTTCGGAGATGTAATTAACGATATCCCACTGATCAATCTCAATAATTGTATTTGGGACAATAAACAAGAACTTCGTGAAAATGTATGCCAAGATATGGTGAAAGCAAGCGAAAAATGGGACTCTTTAAGCTTATAGATCATGGGGTACCTAGTGAGATTGTTAAGAATTTTACCAATCGCTTGCACGAGCTTTTTGAACTTCCCCCGGGGAACAAAAGCTCAAAGGTGGCAAAATATCAAGCTTGCCTTTGGGGAATTACGCCTCAAATCCGAGTATGAGCAGAACTTGCCCTGGGCTGAAATTTTGCAGCTGCTTCAGTCACTTGAAATGGTTGTCCAATTCGCCAAAAAGGTCTATGGTGACCAATACCAGACATTTAGGTACACATTCAACAACTTATATCCTCAACAAGTCCCTTAGTGTGCGAGCCTAGTTTATAAGCACAGAGGCGGACCTTGGATTTAAACTGGATGCAATCGAGTTTTGCAGCTGCTTCAGTCACTTGAAATGGTTGTCCAATTCGCCAAAAAGGTCTATGGTGACCAATACCAGACATTTAGGTACACATTCAACAACTTATATCCTCAACAAGTCCCTTAGTGTGCGAGCCTAGTTTATAAGCACAGAGGCGGACCTTGGATTTAAACTGGATGCAATCGAGTTTTAAGGTTAAACCTGGACTTATTGTACTTCATAAATTATGAGTTTAGATCTAGTATTTGTTGAAGTtttagcacacatatatatatcaactccccaagTCTAGTCGAAAACTATGGGTTTGGATGAGCCTTCAATTGGATAGGTGGTCTGGCACATTAGTCGTGGCACTTTTTTTAAAGTAGTGTGCATCATTTGGGGTGATAAAAGGAACCAGAGAGTCTTGATGGTAACTGGGTTCATTGCGTAGCATGGAATTCTGTAACAGCAAACCTATTACTGGTCACGGTAACAAAACAAAGGGTTGCATCCGACCCTGGCTAAGCAATGGAAATTCGTTTTGAAGAAGGGTGGTATTGAGATTTGAGATTTGAACTAAGTACCTCGACTCTAATGAATACCATATTAAATTGTGTGACCAGTTCATCTAAGCTTAAGTTATTTGAGAAGGTATACTTTAATTTACTTAACTATTCTTAACCAAAATTCTGATTTTGCTGGTTTTGACTATGATAAATTATTCAGCAATGTGATGATAGAGTACATGAAAGAAATGGACAAGCTGGGAAGGAGTATAAATGGAGATGCTGGCTCGTGGATTAGGACTTGAAGATGACTTCTTCAGCAAGAATTTTGAAGAAAAGGAGGCTACTATTTTCAGAATAAGCAGGTATCCTCCTTGGCCTCTCCCGGAGATAGTAGGAACAGGGATCCATTCAGACCCCCAAACATTAACCATATTGTGTCAAGACCTTGTTGGTGGCCTTCAAGTGCTCAAGGATGACAAACAATGGATTGGAGTTTAGGCCACTTTCTAATTCATTTGTCATCAATATAGGTGACATCCTTGAGATCATTCCCTCTCCTCTACTCAAAGACTCAAAAAGACACAAAACATAATTACTACTAGTACATGATCAGGCTGCACTTTTGAATGACGGAAATCATTTATCAAGAAAATGTTTTTCACGAGGAAGTTATTTGATAATGTTAGGTTACTAGAACATGTTCTCCAGGAGAAACGGTTTCTATCAACGGAGAGAAAATGATTTCGTGCTTATGAACGGAAGTCAATTTCCTTACAACTATGCCAACTTTTAATGTCATATAACTTGCTCCAACCACCATTTAGTTATTATCCATCTTTGGAGCTCAAAAAtttcatcaaaacaatatatgATGTCTAAAATTGTTATTAATGACTTCCGTGATACTATTTCAACTCACAACCAAACACTAGGAAACAACTTTTCAGAAAAACATTGTTCACGGAAAACATTTCACGAaaattattttcatgaaaaatgaCTTCCATGATACTAAATGCACATGTTTTTGTATTTTCGATTAATCATTGAACCTTATATTTCTAGCAGGCTTGGACAAATGGAAGGTTAAAGAACGTGATACACAGGGTAGTGGTGAATAAGGAGAATCAGAAGCTATCAGTGGCATATTTCATGAATCCAACAAGCAGTGCAACAATTGAATGCCTACATCAGCTTATTGATCCAGTTTCTAATCCAAGAAAATATGTACCTTTTACGTGGGCTGAACTGCGACACCTTCTTTTAACTACCAGGAGGGTTAGGGGCAAAGCTGTTGCCATCAATAAATTTCTTATTTCGAGTTGAAACTTGAGAATCCATCATCATTTTCAAATCTCTAGTCGTGATTGGTAGCAAGATAGCCAATAATTTGCCTGAGGCTTCAACCTTGAATCCAAAAAGACTTCTTGGTACTCATTGATATCTTTTTCTCATCCTTCGAAGAGAATAAATGCAAAGTGACAGAAGAATACGAGCTCAGCTCGTCTGGTTTAATAAACACACTCGAGTTACAACTGGAACTTGGTTCGATTAAGTACTTGCCTTGAGCACAACGGTGAACTTAGTTCATATCGAGCTCAATTCACTCATCTCGTTCTAAATGCCCACAAGTTTTCTAATAGGAAAAAATTATTACATGCAAAATAACCAATATAACTTGCCTCTTAAATCAAAAAGATTCATAAAAGATCTAAGGTAGCCAAGATTTTGCTAACCATAAACAAGTTGAATCGAGCTTGTCAAAACTCGGCTCATTAAATAAACGAGATTCAATAAACTGGAGCTCAGTCCACTTGTTAAATAAGCATCCTGATTTCAAACTTATACGGGAGGGGTTCGATTGTAAACATATGGATTCAGTTGCAGCTCTACCAACACTAATCTTATTAGCTGATTGTGCATTACACAAGTAATTCCTGAATGACAATCACTAATGCTACTTGACACTAACATATATAGGCATAAGTTATGGGAAATACAGAATATAAAAGTAAAAGCTACCTCTATAAGATCCTTAATGAGAGAAGGATCACCAAACCTTCGATAAACCGCTTCTGCTATTAATGCTCTATAAGCTGTAGCTACTGGGTACTAACACAACTAGGCACAAGAGCAAGGCAAATAAAGCTTACAAGATTAGAAGCTTCCGTGCATTCCATGATAATTCTGCATTTGACATAGTTGCCACTGCTGTCACGATAGTGGACTAgttaaaagggcagcccggtgatAGTGGAATAGTTGTACCTTATAAAGCATATATTAGGGAATCAATGAAGTAAAGGTCCATCTGTAGTAATATCAGGAAGATCAGAACTAACAGAGAACTTCAACCATCTCTTCTTCTCGAtaagcttaagacaaggttgcaTCACCAAACCAATTGCAATGGCGACAAGGCTTACAACCATGACTTTGAATGAAGACAAGGCCAAAACAACACATATGAGAATGGTTGgaggtatacacaacaggatggcTCCAATAGTTCCGCCAGGTATCTTGAATGGACGTGGTGCATGGGGGCACGTTATCCTTAACAATACAAATGCTATAAATTCCAAGATCATTCCAAAGCAATACAAGAAATTTTCTGCAGCTACTATCTCCTGAAAGCTCAGCCATGAAAGTAAAACCACACCAGAAGCTGAGAAGAGGATCCCAAATAAAGGAGTTCCGTAAGGAGATCTCTTAGCAAAAAACTCAGGGAGCATCCCCCTCTCTGCCATACCAAGTAACTGAAAAGAGTCGCTGCTCATCTCCGCCACAAACATTCCCATATTTGACGCTGCAGCAGCCCCTTGAATCCAAACTCTAAGCCAGACTCCACCCAGTATTTTCCCAATATCAGAGAAATAGCCATCAGTCCATAAGTCACGTTGAAGAGGAACAGCTCCAGTACCAATCAACAACGGGAAAAAGTAGGACAGAACAACTAGAATAACAGCATAATACAAAGCCTTAGGCAGAGTCTTCTTCGGGTTACGTACTTCTCCAGCAAGAGTACTTATCGAGTCCCAATAATTCAGATTCCAGAAAAGAGTATTCAGATACAAGTTCCAATCAACATTTTCTACATCTACCACTAACCATCTTGAAGGCCTTAATTTGGGAATCGAAATGAGCCCCATAACCACAAAAGGAAGGATCGACAATATACCAAGCGAAACAGCAAACCCTCCTACAATAGTTAAACCTCTGTAATTCATATAAGTGAGAACCAAAGTAAGGGCCAAAACCGCTATAATCCTAGGAAGCCCACTGCCTAATGCAGGGATGGCTGATTTCAGGTAATCTAAGAACAAAACGGGGTAAAGTGCATTGTCAATGACTCCACTAAGCCATTTCATCCAACCTTGTTGAAAGCCCCAATATGGACCTAAAGCAGACGAAACCCACACAACATAACCGCCGTTTTCAGGGAACATCGTGCCCATTTCAGCTGTAATAAGCGCCTCAGGGAGACTCCATATGAATGGGAAAACCAAGAACCCTAAAAGAGCAAGAAGAGGACCAGCTGCTTGCACAGTGTCCTCAACACCAAAAGGACCACCAGAAACCTCATAGAAAATGAGGAAAACTAAAGGCAAGACTGAAACTTTCCTAGCATTATTTGCTTTAGGAGATGGAACCTCCTCGTTAATCTCTGTGTACTCTGCACTATCAAACTTTCCCATTGGAATTGCAGTTTCTCTATGCACAAGAAACCCTCAATTCTCTGCATTTTGCCAACAAGTTTCAAGTTACATAAAACAACCAACACAGCACAAGAATCATCACACACACGCTAAGTAcaagaacaaaataaaaaagaagcaATTTTTAAGAACTCACAACATGGGTCAGCACAAAATGCAATTAAATTTACCAAAACAATCAATTACATAATGGGTCGTCATAATTTTTCTATACATCAGCATAGAAGAGCAAAAAAATTCAATCTTGAATAGTTAAAAAGAATCCCAC carries:
- the LOC132637137 gene encoding gibberellin 20 oxidase 3-like, with amino-acid sequence MEMLARGLGLEDDFFSKNFEEKEATIFRISRYPPWPLPEIVGTGIHSDPQTLTILCQDLVGGLQAWTNGRLKNVIHRVVVNKENQKLSVAYFMNPTSSATIECLHQLIDPVSNPRKYVPFTWAELRHLLLTTRRLLGTNTTRHKSKANKAYKIRSFRAFHDNSAFDIVATAVTIVD
- the LOC132635162 gene encoding probable polyamine transporter At1g31830, coding for MGKFDSAEYTEINEEVPSPKANNARKVSVLPLVFLIFYEVSGGPFGVEDTVQAAGPLLALLGFLVFPFIWSLPEALITAEMGTMFPENGGYVVWVSSALGPYWGFQQGWMKWLSGVIDNALYPVLFLDYLKSAIPALGSGLPRIIAVLALTLVLTYMNYRGLTIVGGFAVSLGILSILPFVVMGLISIPKLRPSRWLVVDVENVDWNLYLNTLFWNLNYWDSISTLAGEVRNPKKTLPKALYYAVILVVLSYFFPLLIGTGAVPLQRDLWTDGYFSDIGKILGGVWLRVWIQGAAAASNMGMFVAEMSSDSFQLLGMAERGMLPEFFAKRSPYGTPLFGILFSASGVVLLSWLSFQEIVAAENFLYCFGMILEFIAFVLLRITCPHAPRPFKIPGGTIGAILLCIPPTILICVVLALSSFKVMVVSLVAIAIGLVMQPCLKLIEKKRWLKFSVSSDLPDITTDGPLLH